The window CCCCGACGAGCAGCGGGCGTTCGCGGAGAAGGAGGGGCTGCGTTTCCCGCTGCTCTCCGACGCCGGGATGGAGCTGACGGCGGCGTTGCGGCTCCCGACGTTCCGCGTGGCGGGCGTGAGCCGTCTGAAGCGGCTGACGCTGGTCGTGGACCGGGACCGCACCGTCGTCGAGGCGCTCTACCCGATCACCGACATCGAACAGAGCGTGCGGACCGCGCTGGAGGCGGTACGGCGGGGCTCCGCCTGAGCGCCGCTCAGCGGCCGGGCGCCCCGGCGGCGACCCGCGACAGCATCTCCCTGGTGTACGCCGCGTCGAAGTCGCCCCCGGTGAGCAGGACCTGGAGGCTGATGCCGTCGAGCAGGGCGACGAGCGCCCGCGCGGTGGCGTCGTCGGTGCGCCGGGCGACGACCTCGGCGAGTCCGTCGGCCCACTCCGCGGCGACCGGCCGCAGTGCGGGCCGGCGCAGGGCGGCGAGGTAGAGCTCGTACTCCAGCTCCATCGGTCCGCGCCCGCCCGCGAACCACTCCTCCAGCAGCCGTGTCAGCTCGTCGGCGAGCGGGACCTCCGGGTCGCGGAGGTACGCGCTCTCGCGCACGGTCCGGGCGAAGTTCTCGTTGCACCGGCGCAGGGCCGCCACCAGCAGCTCGTCGAGCGAGGCGAAGTGATAGGTCGTCGAGCCCAGCGGCACGTCGGCCTCGGCCGCGACCGTGCGGTGGCTGAGCCCCGCGATGCCGCGGGCCGCGACGACGCGGATGGCTGCCTCGATGATGCGCTCGCGCCGCTCGGGGTCGTACCGGCGGGCCATCAGTGCGCCCCTCCGAGATTGAGGACCACGACCCCCGCGATCACCAGCGCGATGCCCGCCAGTTTGAGGAGGCTCGCGGACTCGCCCATCCAGAGGATGCCGATGAGGGCGATCACCGCGGTGCCCGTGCCCGCCCAGATGGCATAGGCGGTGCCGATGGACAGGGTCTTGAGCGTCTGGGCGAGCAGGGCGAAGGCCAGCACGTATCCCACGACCGTCACGAGCGAGGGCCAGAGGCGGGTGAAGCCCTCGCTGTACTTCATGGCCGTCGTCCCGGCCACCTCCGCCGCGATGGCCGCGGCCAGCAGTCCGTATCCCATGCGTACCAGCGTACACAACGTTGCGTACGGCCGTACGCAACTCCCGCACACCCCTGCGGTGACCGGCTGGGACGGGTTTCCCCGACACCCCGGGACGCTACGGTGTCCGCACCGGTACGACCGGATGATGATCGGACCACGACAACACAACGGAGTAGCAGTGGCGCAGGACGCAGGGTGGGGCGGCGGCGCATACGGGGGCGCACCGTACGGCGGAAGTCCGTACGGGGGACCTCCGGGATGGGGCGGCTGGGTGCCGCCACCGAAGCCGGGGGTGATACCGCTCGCCCCTCTGAAGCTGGGGGACGTCCTGAACGGGGCGTTCTCGACGATGGGCAGGTACTGGAAGCAACTGTTCGGCATGGCGGGCGCGTTGTACGGGGGCGCGGCGCTGGTGATGGCGGCGGCGGTGGCGGTGGCCTACTCGGCCGTCTCGAACCACGTCGACGAACTGGTCTCGCTCGGCTACGGGGAGGACCCCGCGTCGGCGGACGTCGTGCCGCTGCTGATCGCGGGCGGTGTCCTGGTGCTGCTGGGCATCGTGGTCATGTCGGTGGTCTCGGGTCTGATGTACGCGGCGGTGCCCGCTGTGCTCCAGGAGGCGGTCCTCGGCCGCCCCGTCGTGTTCGCGACGGTGTGGCGCCGGGCCTGGGCCCACGTCGCACCGGTGATCGGCGCGCTGGTGCTCACGGCCCTGATCGTGATCGTGCCGATGGTGCTGATCGCGGTCGCCTTCATCGGGGTGATCATCAGCCTGGTCGCCATGGACGGCGGCGGCAGCGGCGGGTCCGCCACGGCTATCACGCTGGGCGTCATCGGCGCCCTGGCGACCGGTCCGGTGGCCACCTGGCTCTGGATAAAGTTCTGTCTGGCGCCCGCGGTCGTGGTCTTCGAGGGGCAGCGTCCCGTCGCCGCGCTGCGCCGCTCCTCCCAGCTGGTCCACGGTGACTGGTGGCGGATCTTCGGCATCACACTCCTGGCCGCCCTGATGGCGTCCGCGGCCGGCTACATGATCCAGATGCCGTTCTCCGTCCTGGGCGTCTTCCCCGGCATGATCGGCACCGCGTCGCTGGACGACGACCCGAGCGCGACGGCGGTGATCATCGCTGTGAGCGGCTACCTGGTCGCGACGCTGCTCGGCCAACTGGTCAGCCAGATCATCTCGACGACGTTCCCGCAGTTGGTGACCGGCCTGCTGTACGTCGACCGGCGCATGCGGACGGAGGACCTCGGCCCGGTCCTCGCCCAGGCCGCCGGAGCCCAGGCCGCCGGAGCCCGAGCAACCGGAGCCACGCCGCCGCCGCCCCCACCCCACGCGGGCGACGCCCCGCCGCCCCCGCCCCACCCGGGTGGCGCCCCGCAGGAGTGACCTGCCGCCCGAGGCCCCGCCCCGCGTCCGTCGCGGGGCGCGGCCTCGGGCGGTCAGTCCAGCAGCGTCTTCTTCGGCCGGAGCACGCAGAACTCGTTGCCCTCGGGATCCGCCAGCACCACCCACGTGACGTCGTCGCCCTGACCGACGTCCAGCCGCCGGGCTCCGAGCGCGATGATGCGCTCGACCTCGGTGGCCAGGTCGTCGGGGGAAAGGTCGATGTGCAGCCGGTTCTTGACGGTCTTCCCCTCGGGCACGGGGACGAAGCACATACCGGGCAGAGCCGTCTCGTCGGCCCCGATGACGATCTCGCCCTCGTCCTCGAAGAGGATCCGCCAGTCCAGCACCCCGCACCAGAAGCGGGCGAGGGACGGCAGGTCGTGGGTGTCGACGGTGAGTTGGTACAAGCGAACGGCCATGCCCGCCAGTCTGCTGGGGGTTCCCCCGGCTCGCAAGAGATGGGGGCGGGCACGGCCGCTGTCCTGCAACACCGCGCGAGCGGGATCAGCCGGTCAGTTCCCCACGCCGAACCAGGTGGCGCGGGACTTCTTCCACTCGGCGTGGTCCAGGTCCTTGGCCTCCGTGCCGTCCCCGTACAGGTCCGCGGCGCCCGCGTCCGTGATCACCTGCGCCCGCGCACCCGCGACCGTCAGGTCCGGCACCGAGACGACGGCCTCCCAGCCGCCCGGGTCGGTGGTGGGCAGCGCCGCCCGCCGGACCGGTGCGTGGCCCGCGACGCCGTCCCAGCTGTAGAGGGCGTACGGGTCGGAGTTGTCGTCCGCCTCCCAGGAGCCGGCCACGATCAGGTACTGGTCGGCGGCGTTCTTCCGGATGTCGCGGATGGTCAGTCCGCCGAGGTCCAGCTCGATCGGCGTGCCGAAGACGGCCTTCGCGCCGCTCCCGGTCACCTTGTCGAAGTTGGTCACGGGCACGATCAGGGCCTTGCCGCCGGACTTCGGCGGGACGAGCGGTGCGCGGAAGCCGATGTACGCCGTGGTCGTCGACCCGGGCGCGAACTCCAGCCCCTCCACGTTGAATCCGTCGATCTGCTTCGGCGCCTCGCCATCCTCGGTGCCCGCCGCGAAGCCGAACCGGTCGCCGTTGGCCTCGTCCCAGGCCACGAGGTCGTCGCGCAGCTTCTTGTACGACCGGCCGACCGTCAGCTGCGTCGAGGCGCCGGAGCCGGTGACCGTGGTGGTGAAGACGGTGTTGCGGTCGGCCTTGTACTCGCCGTCCTTGTTGTTGCCGAGCGAGCCGGTCCAGTAGACGGTGTTGCCGACCCGGGCCGCGCCCTCGATGTCGATCTCCTTGCTCACCCCGAGCTTCGACGCGACGTCCCAGGTCCGCACGGGCGCGCCGGACGCCGCGAGGTCGTACAGGCGCAGGGTGTTGGACTCGTCGTCGGCCACCACCGCGTACCCGCCGCCGACGTCGACGGCCGCCGAGGCGTCGGACGAGCCCGTGAGGTAGCGGGTGTCGGCGGAGTTCTGCACGGCGGCCGACGCGGCGTAGTGGAGCACCTTGGTGGCCGTCTTGCCGCCGAGACCGGTGACCTTGACGGTGAGGTCCGTGTACCCCCGGGCGCGCGGGGCGACGGAGACCTGGCGGGTGGCGCCGGTGCCCGCGACCGTCACGTCGGCGGTCCCCGCGACGGAGGACCGGGAGCTCGCCGAGGCGGCCACGGTGAGCGCGCCGGCGTCGGCGCCGCTCTGCGCGACGGTCACGGTGACCACGGGGTCGCCCGTCGCGCCCACGGCACCGGACAGGTAGGAGGACGCGAGGGTGATCGTCGGGGTGCCGTAACTCGCGGCGTGCGCGGGCACGTTGCCACCCAGTGCGGCGAGTGCGAGGGCCCCGGCCGCGGCGAGGGCCGCCCGGCGGTTCTGGAAGGGAAGCTGATGCAGCACTGCGTGCCTCTCGTCGGCGTGGTGTCGACGAGCAGGCTCGGGCTCCGGTACGAACGGCGTGCACACGTCATGCGTACGGGGCACGAACAACGCACGACGGCCCCCGGCATCATGCCGGGGGCCGTCCGTGACGTCGTGGATCAGACGTTGAAGCCGAGCGCGCGAAGCTGCTCGCGGCCGTCGTCGGTGATCTTGTCCGGTCCCCACGGCGGCATCCAGACCCAGTTGATCCGCAGCTCGTTGACGATGCCGTCCGTCGCGGACTTCGCCTGGTCCTCGATGACGTCGGTCAGCGGGCAGGCCGCCGACGTCAGCGTCATGTCGAGCGTGGCGATGTTGGCGTCGTCGATGTGGATGCCGTAGATCAGGCCCAGGTTGACGACGTCGATCCCCAGCTCGGGGTCGACCACGTCGTACAGGGCCTCGCGGACCTCCTCCTCGGAGGCCGGCTTGGTGGTGAGAGTCTCGTTGTCGCTCATGCCGTCTTCCCTTCGGACAGCGCCTGCGCCGTCGCGTCCTTCCACGCCATCCAGCTCAGCAGCGCGCACTTGACCCGGGCCGGGTACTTGGAGACACCGGCGAACGCGACGGCGTCCTCCAGCACCTCCTCCATCGCGTCGTCCGGCTCCAGCTGACCCTTGGACTGCATCAGTTCCAGGAAGGTCTCCTGGATCCTCCGCGCGTCGCCGAGCTCCTTGCCCACGAGCAGCTCGTTGAGCACGGAGGCGCTGGCCTGGCTGATGGAGCAGCCCTGACCCTCGTAACTGACGTCGGCGATGGTCTCGCCGTCGTACTTCACGCGAAGCGTGATCTCGTCGCCGCACGTCGGGTTGACGTGGTGCACCTCGGCGTCGCCGTCCCGCAGGCCACGCCCGTGGGGGTGCTTGTAGTGGTCCAGGATCACTTCCTGGTACATGGAATCAAGCTTCACCAGTCAACCCTCAGCCGCTCTGCCATCTAACCGAAAAA is drawn from Streptomyces sp. NBC_00178 and contains these coding sequences:
- a CDS encoding DMT family transporter, with amino-acid sequence MGYGLLAAAIAAEVAGTTAMKYSEGFTRLWPSLVTVVGYVLAFALLAQTLKTLSIGTAYAIWAGTGTAVIALIGILWMGESASLLKLAGIALVIAGVVVLNLGGAH
- a CDS encoding TetR/AcrR family transcriptional regulator — its product is MARRYDPERRERIIEAAIRVVAARGIAGLSHRTVAAEADVPLGSTTYHFASLDELLVAALRRCNENFARTVRESAYLRDPEVPLADELTRLLEEWFAGGRGPMELEYELYLAALRRPALRPVAAEWADGLAEVVARRTDDATARALVALLDGISLQVLLTGGDFDAAYTREMLSRVAAGAPGR
- a CDS encoding metal-sulfur cluster assembly factor produces the protein MSDNETLTTKPASEEEVREALYDVVDPELGIDVVNLGLIYGIHIDDANIATLDMTLTSAACPLTDVIEDQAKSATDGIVNELRINWVWMPPWGPDKITDDGREQLRALGFNV
- the sufU gene encoding Fe-S cluster assembly sulfur transfer protein SufU: MKLDSMYQEVILDHYKHPHGRGLRDGDAEVHHVNPTCGDEITLRVKYDGETIADVSYEGQGCSISQASASVLNELLVGKELGDARRIQETFLELMQSKGQLEPDDAMEEVLEDAVAFAGVSKYPARVKCALLSWMAWKDATAQALSEGKTA
- a CDS encoding VOC family protein; this translates as MAVRLYQLTVDTHDLPSLARFWCGVLDWRILFEDEGEIVIGADETALPGMCFVPVPEGKTVKNRLHIDLSPDDLATEVERIIALGARRLDVGQGDDVTWVVLADPEGNEFCVLRPKKTLLD